The Thioalkalivibrio thiocyanodenitrificans ARhD 1 nucleotide sequence CCCGCCTGCCGGCCCATACCCCGGCGGAGATCCTGGCAGCGGATCTGGCACCCCTGGTGCTGGCCCTGGCCTGCTGGGGCGCCGGGGCTGATGAGCTGGCCTGGCTCGATCCGCCCCCGGCCGGCGCCCTGGCGCAGGCCGGGGATTTGCTCCAGGGGCTGGGCGCCCTGGACCCTGCCGGGCGACCCACAGCCCACGGCCGGACCCTGGACGCGCTGGGGACCCATCCCCGGCTGGGCCATATGCTGCTCCGAGGCCGGGAAACGGGACTGGGCCGCACCGCCTGTCTGCTGGCCGCGCTGCTGGAAGAGCGTGACCCGATGCCGGCCGATGCCGGTGGCGACCTGCGCCTTCGGCTGCGTGTCCTGACAGGGGATGGCGGGGGCCGGGACATCCATCAGGGCGCCGCCCGGCGCATCCGTGCACTGGCTGAACGCTGGTGCCGGCAACTGGGGATCAATGCCGGAGAGAAGGTCGACGCGGAGGCCGCCGGCCTGTTGCTGGCCTTCGCCTATCCGGACCGTATTGCCCTGCGCCGGGCGGATGCCGGGGGACGTTTCCTGCTCTCCGGCGGCCGGGGGGCGCGGTTTCCGGTCGGCGAGGACCTGGCGGCCCAGGCATGTGTCGTGGCGGCCGTGCTGGATGACAACCAGCGCGAGGCGGTGATCCGGCTCGCCGCGCCCCTGGACAGGCATCGGTTGGAACAGAACCTGCCCGGGATGATCGCGAGCCGGGACTTACTGGGCTGGGAGGAGGCGGAACAGGCGGTGGTGGCCCGCCGGGAACGGCACCTCGGAGCGCTCATCCTGAGCAGCCGGCCCCTGGAATCCGTGGATCCGCAGGCGGTCACCGGCATCCTGCTGGACGCGATCCGTGCCCGGGGACTGCACTGCCTGCCCTGGAACGCCGAGAGCGAACGGCTGCGCAAACGCCTCGCCTTCGTGCATGTGCTGGAGAAAGGGACCGATTGGCCGGATGTCTCGGACGAGTCTCTGCTGGCGACCCTGGAACACTGGCTGGGGCCGTACGTCTCGGGCATGAGCCGCCTGAGCCATCTGCGCCGGCTGGACCTGGCTGCCGCGTTGCAGGGCCTGCTCGACTGGCCCCGCTCCCGGCGCCTGGTCGAGCAGGCCCCCACCCATATCCGCGTGCCCGGCGGATCGCGCCTGCCCATCGACTACAGCGACCCGCAGGCCCCTGTCCTGGCGGTTCGCATCCAGGAGGTGTTCGGCCTGACGGAGACCCCGCGCATTGGCGGCGGCCGGGTCCCCCTGACCCTGCACCTGCTGTCGCCCGCAAGGCGCCCGGTGCAGGTCACGCGGGATCTGGCGGGTTTCTGGTCACGCACCTACGCGGAGGTGAAGAAGGACCTCAAGGGGCGCTACCCGAAGCACCACTGGCCGGACGACCCTCTGGCGGAGGCGGCGGGGGGGGGTAAGAAAAGGATGAAGGATGAAGGATGAAGGATGAAGGATGAAGGATGAAGGGGTGCGGGTCGGCAAGCTTCCCCCTGCCCCCTATTGCGCGCGCCGCACTTCCTGGACCTGGATGCTGCTGGCCGGCGGCAGCATCAGGTTCTGGGCGCAGGCCACGTCGTAGCCGTAAAAGTTACGCAGGTGATTGTAGATGCGCTTGTCGCAGTAATCCCTGTCGTACTCGATGCCCTCGATCACCGCTCTGGCCAGTTCGGCCGCCTCGTGATCCGGGAGGTTGATGACAAAACGACGGCCGTCCAACCGGAACCCCGCCTTGATCATGCCCGACTGGATCTTGCCCCACAGCTGACGGCAGTTCTCGTAGGAATCATGTTCGTGATCCAGATCGATGACGACCGCGTACGTCATGGCAACCTCCTGTACCCCTGGCAGGGCAATTTCCTCCCCCTTCCTATCAAAGGTGAGCCACAATGGCAACACATTTTGTGATGTGCTTCACATGGCCGGACAGGGCTCCCGCTGCAAACCGCGCTGCGCTCTGTAGTTAATTCGACCCGGCGCCGGCGGACGAGTTCTCCAGGGCCGTGACCCAAGGCATGGGTGCCGGATGGTTCGGCACACAGAAAGCCCCTGTGTGAACTGCGGCGGGGTGTTGTGGCGTTTGCGTTTCGCGAATATGCTGTCGCCATGATCCTCAAGCCCCAGGACATCTTCATCTGCCTCAAGTTGGTGACCAAGGGCCGGCAGCCCTGGACCTACCAGCAGCTTTCCGCGGAGCTGTTCATGAGCGCTTCCGAGATCAACGCGGGGGTACGCCGTGCCAGGCGGGCCCGCCTGGCCGGGCCCGGACCGGACGGCGCCAGTCCCCAGCCCAATCTCCTGGCCCTGGGGGAATTCCTGATCCACGGGTTGAAGTACGCCTTCCCCCCCGACCGCGGAGCCTTCACCCAGGGGGTGCCCACTGCCCACGGCGCATCGCCGCTCGCCGGGGCACCGGGCACGGAAGGGGGTGACCCGGTACCGGTCTGGCCCCATCCCCAGGGTCCGGTGCGCGGCTACGCCTTCTCCCCACTGTACCGGTCCGTGCCCAGCGCGGCGCTGGCCGATCCCGCCTTGCACGAACTGCTGGCGCTGGTGGATGCCATCCGCGATGAACGCTCGCGCGTGAGCAATCTGGCGGTGCGGGAACTCACCGCGCGGCTGCGCTGACCACGGCAGGCCGTCGGGGCCGGGCGTCGAACCTTCACCGTGGTGAAATGTCATTCTTCGTATATCCCGCCACTGTCGGTCACAAGCGGACCCGGCAGCCCCGGCAGAACAGCGGCGGGAAAGTGGCAGCGAACCCGCCGGGGCCCGGCTATAGTTCTACATTCCGATGCCGCTACCCGCGCCCGGGTGGCGATCAGTCCAAGAACTCAGAATCAGCAAAGGAGATACCCATGACCCGTCTGTTTGTACTCATGACCCTGGCCCTCTCCATGGGGATGGCCCATGGCGCAGATGTGCGCGGGGAAGAGGTCAACTATTCCGACAACGGCACCGAGCTCAACGGCTATCTCGCCTATGATGCTTCCGCGGACGGACCCCGCCCGGGGGTGCTGGTCATCCATGAGTGGTGGGGGCATAACGAACACGCCCGTGAGCAGGCCCGGCGTCTGGCGGCGCTGGGGTATACGGCACTGGCCGTGGACATGTACGGAGAAGGCCGCCTGGCGGATCATCCCGACGACGCCCGCACCTTTGCCACACTGATCCGCGGAAACCAGATGCTGATGATGCAGCGCTTCGAGGCCGCCCGAAAGTTCCTTCACGAACACGAACGGGCCGATGCCGCACAGACCGCCGCGATCGGCTACTGCTTTGGCGGCTCGATCGTGCTGGAGATGGCGCGTGCCGGAGCCGACCTGAAGGCCGTGGCCAGCTTCCACGGCGCACTGGCCACGCAGAACCCCGCAGAGAGCGGCAAGGTGACCTCCCGCGTCCTGGTGCTGCATGGCAACGAGGATCCGATGGTGCCGCCGGAACAGGTCGAGAATTTCAAGAAGGAGATGGATGCAGCCGGCGTGGATTACCGCTTCGTGGGCTATGACGGAGCCACCCACAGCTTCACCAATCCCGGCGCCGATGAGGCTGCCGAGAAGTTCGGCATGCCCGTGGGCTACAACGCTGATGCCGACCAGGCCTCCTGGTCGGAACTGGAACGCTTCCTGGCGGACACCTTCGGCGGCTGATGCGGCGCGGCTGACCGGTGTCCGTTCATGACGGCACCGCTTGGCGCCGGCATCCGGGCAGCGGGTCCGGATGCCGGCGTATTCCGGCTCAGATCAGAAGGAAGAGAAGACCCAGGGCGGCAACGGCCGCCACCGCGACCAGGATCATCATCTGAAGGCGGCGCTGGCGCCGGCGCTCTTCCTCCCACTGCCGGATAATGGGATCCCCGCTGCTGTCGCGCACAGGCCCGGCACCATTGCCCCCGATGGCCGGTTCGGCGCTGACACCATCCGGCTCGACACGCGGTTCCGGCGCCTCCGCGTCGTCGAATCCTTCGGCTGTGGACTCCAACACCGGGACGTCGGCCGCTGCATCCGTGGCCGGACTGTCACCCGATTCCTCGACCGGTGGCTGTTCATCCGTTGGCAACTCTTCGAGGTCCGCGTCCTCCGGTTCCTCGGGGACCGGAGGCGGAGCAGCGGCACGCTCCCGCAGCTCGCGCCTCGCATCGGCCAGTTCCTGCATGAGCGCCCGCAACTCCTCCTCCGCTGCCACCCGGGCCCCTTCGCTGCGTTCCATCCTGGCCGCTATCTCCACCATCTCGTCCTCGAGCTGCAACTGGTTGAGTTCGGCATTCTCCGCGCGCACCCGAAGGGTCTCGAGCGCATCCTCATCGGGGATCTGCGCCTCAAGCGCCTCGGCACGCTCCCGCATACCGGCCAACTCGGCCTCCAGGTCACGCAGGCGTTCCCGCTCCGTTTCCAGTTCCCGCGCCAGGTCTTCTTCCCGGCCGGCCGCACCGCCCGGGATCTCGCTCCCCGCACGCTTGAGCGCCTGTTCCGCCTCACGGGCCCGAGCCTGCCATTCGGAGAGTTCCTGTTCGGTGCCGGCCAGCCGGGCGACCCGCTCCGACTCGTCCCCGTCAAGAGCCTGCAACCGGGCCTGTAACTCCACCACCTTGCCGCGTTCCAGTCCCAGCGCCTGCTCTACCGCCTGGTGTCCGGCACGGGTCGATTCCAGTTCACGGCGTAACGAACCCGCCTCTTCGCGTGCACGCTCGTGCTCCGAGAGCACGCTCTGCAAGCGTGCCTCCAGATCGTCTGCCCGGCCCGAGGCCTCGCTGGCCGCCTCCCGGGCAGCCGTCAACCCGGCCTCCAGATCCCCGGTTTCGGCGCGCAGGCGCTCCAGTTCGGACCGCTCTGCCGCCAGCTGGTCCTCCAGTTCGCGAATGCGGTCCGACACCCGTTTCTCGTCCACGCTCTGCTGGCGCAGGATGAGTTCCCTGCGCAGCCGGTCCCGTTCTTCCTGGGATTCGCGCAGCTGCTCGCGCATGGCATTGAGCGTCTGCTCCCATTCCTCGGAGGCCGAGAGCGACGAGGCCGCGGCCCGCTGCGCCTCCTCCTGCCAGCTCTGGAGCTGCTTTTTCATATCCAGCAGGGTTGCCTCCAGTTCGGAGACGCGCTCACGAAGACGCCCCGGCTCGGCCGGATCCCCGCCCGCCGGCGAAGCATCATCGGGGGGTTGGCCGCGCCGCGGGTCCACATGGCGGCGCGCGACTTCCAGGATATCGTCCGCGTTGAAGGGCTTCTGAACCACGCCGCTTGCGCCGGCGGACATGGCCCGTTCACGCGTGCCCTCGCTGTCTTCGTTGCCGGTGATCAGCACAATGGGCATCTCACGAACCCTCGGATCACCCGATTCGCGAATACGCCGGATCAGCCCGTAGCCGTCCAGGCGGGGCATGGACAGGTCCGTATACACACAGCATACGGCCGGATCCTCCAGAATCCGGGACCAACCCTCCTCCCCGTCGGCGGCCTCCACCACCCCGTAGACCTTTGCCAGGATCTTCTTCAGAGCCTGCCGCATCACCCTCGAGTCATCCACGACGAGGATGGTCAAGCCAGGTTCCGGGATCGTGTCCTGATCAGCCCCCATTCGCCCGAAGCCCCCTCAAGCTTGCCTGATGGGCGGATGCCCAGTGGCCGAGTGTACCGCCTCAAGGCCCCCCGACCCAACGCGGGCTTGATTCGGCCGTCCCGCGACAGTACGGTCTTGTGACCTTCCTCACGGTCAAGGGGCTCCAACCGGACATGTTTGCACGCATCAACCAGGCCTTGGGGCCGATGCGCATCGCCATGGGCGTGATCTCCGTGATCACCGCCATCCTGATGCCCGCGCCCCACACACCGCCGGACTATGAAAGCTGGCGAATCATATCCACCGCCGTGGCGCCGGCCATCGTGCCCATCCTGCTGACCCTGTATCTGCTGGACATCCTCATGTCGAGCCTGTATGCCCGGGAGCCCCGCAACACTCGAGGGCGGCACTTCGGTTTCATCATCCTTACGGACGTGGTGTTCATCGCCCTGCTCCTGGCCGTGTGGATGCCCATTATCCTGGCGCTGGCCGAACTATGACCCATACCGTCGTCATCACCGGCGCCAACCGCGGCATCGGACTGGAGTTTGCCCGGCAGTATGCCGCCGAGGGCTGGCGCGTCTATGCGGGATGCCGTCAACCCGAGCGGGCCGGCGATCTCAACCGGCTGGCCGCGGGGAGCAACGGGCGGGTCAGCGTGCATCCGCTGGATGTGACGAAATCCGCGCATATCCGGGCGCTCGCCGCGGTGCTGGGCGAGACCCCCCTGGACCTGCTGCTCAACAACGCGGGCAGCTACGGGCCGGACGGGGTGCGTTTTGGCCGCAACACCGACGAGGAGGCGTGGGTCGACAACTTCCGCACCAACGTGATCGGCCCCATGAAGATGATGGAAGCCCTGG carries:
- a CDS encoding response regulator gives rise to the protein MTILVVDDSRVMRQALKKILAKVYGVVEAADGEEGWSRILEDPAVCCVYTDLSMPRLDGYGLIRRIRESGDPRVREMPIVLITGNEDSEGTRERAMSAGASGVVQKPFNADDILEVARRHVDPRRGQPPDDASPAGGDPAEPGRLRERVSELEATLLDMKKQLQSWQEEAQRAAASSLSASEEWEQTLNAMREQLRESQEERDRLRRELILRQQSVDEKRVSDRIRELEDQLAAERSELERLRAETGDLEAGLTAAREAASEASGRADDLEARLQSVLSEHERAREEAGSLRRELESTRAGHQAVEQALGLERGKVVELQARLQALDGDESERVARLAGTEQELSEWQARAREAEQALKRAGSEIPGGAAGREEDLARELETERERLRDLEAELAGMRERAEALEAQIPDEDALETLRVRAENAELNQLQLEDEMVEIAARMERSEGARVAAEEELRALMQELADARRELRERAAAPPPVPEEPEDADLEELPTDEQPPVEESGDSPATDAAADVPVLESTAEGFDDAEAPEPRVEPDGVSAEPAIGGNGAGPVRDSSGDPIIRQWEEERRRQRRLQMMILVAVAAVAALGLLFLLI
- a CDS encoding SDR family oxidoreductase; the protein is MTHTVVITGANRGIGLEFARQYAAEGWRVYAGCRQPERAGDLNRLAAGSNGRVSVHPLDVTKSAHIRALAAVLGETPLDLLLNNAGSYGPDGVRFGRNTDEEAWVDNFRTNVIGPMKMMEALADNVAASELRLIASLSSKMGSMADNGSGGAYIYRSGKAALNAVMKSAAIDLAPRGITAVVLHPGWVRTAMGGPHGEIDAETSARRMRELLARVAPDDAGSFFDIDGSIIPW
- a CDS encoding dienelactone hydrolase family protein, giving the protein MTRLFVLMTLALSMGMAHGADVRGEEVNYSDNGTELNGYLAYDASADGPRPGVLVIHEWWGHNEHAREQARRLAALGYTALAVDMYGEGRLADHPDDARTFATLIRGNQMLMMQRFEAARKFLHEHERADAAQTAAIGYCFGGSIVLEMARAGADLKAVASFHGALATQNPAESGKVTSRVLVLHGNEDPMVPPEQVENFKKEMDAAGVDYRFVGYDGATHSFTNPGADEAAEKFGMPVGYNADADQASWSELERFLADTFGG
- the hrpB gene encoding ATP-dependent helicase HrpB; the protein is MRATDPALPVESCLPDLLDALQRRGVAVLQAPPGAGKTTRVPLALMDRTRAGWLAGQRILMLEPRRLAARAAARRIAWHLGETPGQSVGLVTRHERLAGPDTRVEIVTEGILTRRLQRDPALAGTGIVIFDEFHERSLQADLGLALCLHARDLLRPDLRILVMSATLDTTAVSTLLHDAPVITSEGRSHPVEIRWSGPAPDLRAMPAAVARTVRETLATERGSVLVFLPGRREIERVARTLASKVDPSTRVCPLYGQLTPEAQDAAILPAPAGERKVVLATDIAETSLTIDGIRVVIDAGLARRPGFDPRTGLTRLNTARISRDSAEQRCGRAGRLEPGICVRLWSAQAHARLPAHTPAEILAADLAPLVLALACWGAGADELAWLDPPPAGALAQAGDLLQGLGALDPAGRPTAHGRTLDALGTHPRLGHMLLRGRETGLGRTACLLAALLEERDPMPADAGGDLRLRLRVLTGDGGGRDIHQGAARRIRALAERWCRQLGINAGEKVDAEAAGLLLAFAYPDRIALRRADAGGRFLLSGGRGARFPVGEDLAAQACVVAAVLDDNQREAVIRLAAPLDRHRLEQNLPGMIASRDLLGWEEAEQAVVARRERHLGALILSSRPLESVDPQAVTGILLDAIRARGLHCLPWNAESERLRKRLAFVHVLEKGTDWPDVSDESLLATLEHWLGPYVSGMSRLSHLRRLDLAAALQGLLDWPRSRRLVEQAPTHIRVPGGSRLPIDYSDPQAPVLAVRIQEVFGLTETPRIGGGRVPLTLHLLSPARRPVQVTRDLAGFWSRTYAEVKKDLKGRYPKHHWPDDPLAEAAGGGKKRMKDEG